A window of the Streptomyces luomodiensis genome harbors these coding sequences:
- a CDS encoding PLP-dependent aminotransferase family protein encodes MADSWATSPADEVAKRADGGARPGADLHLDLPRGGGTGVRAALIRALRDAVRTGRLAPGTRLPSSRSLAADLGIARNTVADAYGELVAEGWLTARQGSGTRVARRVVPPEPAPPRTPPAAAVADLRPAYDPRPAYDLRPGSPDVSAFPRSAWLSAARRALTAAPNDAFGYGRPAGRPELRRVLADYLARARGVRAAPERIVVCAGFVQGLALLSRVRARAGHREVAVESYGLDVHWNVMRGAGLRTVPLPVDQHGARTAELDRLTARTVLLTPAHQFPTGVRLVPDRRAAVVDWASRVGGLVLEDDYDGEFRYDRQPVGALQGLAPEHVVYLGTASKSLAPALRLAWMVVPDHLMDDLLAVKATGEWQSGGLDQLTLAEFIDSGAYDRHVRGMRMRYRRRRDQLVAALAERAPEVRITGIAAGLHAVLELPPGTERSVVQGAAWQGLALEGLARYRYREPEQPEGPGEQRDEPGPGEQPDGPGPGLGGQPDALVFAYGAPPDHAFTGALDALCRVLP; translated from the coding sequence ATGGCGGATTCATGGGCCACTTCGCCGGCGGACGAGGTCGCGAAGCGGGCGGACGGCGGGGCCCGTCCGGGGGCGGACCTCCATCTGGATCTGCCCCGGGGCGGCGGGACCGGGGTGCGGGCCGCGCTCATCCGCGCACTGCGCGACGCCGTCCGCACCGGGCGGCTCGCCCCGGGCACCCGGCTGCCCTCCTCCCGCTCCCTCGCCGCGGACCTCGGCATCGCCCGGAACACCGTCGCCGACGCCTATGGGGAACTGGTCGCCGAGGGGTGGCTGACGGCCCGGCAGGGCTCCGGCACCCGGGTCGCCCGGCGCGTCGTACCGCCCGAGCCCGCGCCGCCGCGCACCCCTCCGGCCGCCGCCGTGGCCGACCTTCGGCCCGCCTATGACCCCCGGCCCGCCTACGACCTGCGGCCCGGATCGCCCGATGTCTCGGCCTTCCCCCGGTCCGCCTGGCTCTCCGCGGCCCGCCGCGCCCTGACCGCCGCACCGAACGACGCCTTCGGCTACGGCCGGCCCGCGGGCCGGCCCGAGCTGCGGCGGGTCCTGGCCGACTATCTGGCGCGCGCCCGCGGCGTACGGGCCGCGCCGGAACGGATCGTGGTCTGCGCGGGGTTCGTCCAAGGGCTGGCCCTGCTCAGCCGGGTGCGGGCGCGGGCCGGCCACCGCGAGGTGGCCGTGGAGTCGTACGGGCTCGACGTCCACTGGAACGTGATGCGCGGGGCCGGGCTGCGCACTGTGCCGCTGCCGGTCGACCAGCACGGGGCGCGGACGGCGGAGCTGGACCGGCTGACCGCGCGGACCGTGCTGCTCACCCCGGCGCATCAGTTCCCCACCGGAGTGCGGCTGGTGCCCGACCGGCGCGCCGCCGTGGTCGACTGGGCCTCGCGGGTGGGCGGGCTGGTGCTGGAGGACGACTACGACGGGGAGTTCCGCTACGACCGTCAGCCGGTCGGGGCGCTCCAGGGGCTCGCCCCCGAGCATGTGGTCTATCTGGGCACCGCGAGCAAGAGCCTGGCGCCCGCGCTGCGGCTGGCGTGGATGGTGGTGCCGGACCATCTGATGGACGACCTCCTGGCGGTCAAGGCGACGGGGGAGTGGCAGTCGGGCGGGCTGGACCAGCTGACGCTCGCGGAGTTCATCGACTCGGGGGCGTACGACCGCCATGTGCGCGGTATGCGGATGCGCTACCGGCGCCGCCGCGATCAGCTGGTGGCGGCGCTCGCCGAACGCGCCCCGGAGGTGCGGATCACGGGCATCGCGGCGGGGCTGCACGCGGTGCTCGAACTGCCGCCGGGCACCGAGCGGTCCGTGGTGCAGGGCGCGGCCTGGCAGGGGCTGGCCCTGGAGGGGCTGGCCCGCTACCGCTACCGCGAGCCGGAGCAGCCGGAGGGACCGGGGGAGCAGCGGGACGAGCCCGGACCGGGGGAGCAGCCGGACGGGCCCGGACCGGGACTGGGCGGGCAGCCGGACGCGCTGGTGTTCGCCTACGGCGCCC
- a CDS encoding carboxymuconolactone decarboxylase family protein: MTTTETPHPHAPRMRFFKAAPEVYKAMVNLDAAARKGVDPVLAELVKIRASQLNRCAFCIDLHAGEARAAGESEERLYLLNAWEEAGHLFTEKEQAALALTEAVTVLTDGFVPDEVYERAAKHFEEPELAQLIALILTINAWNRIGVTTRMIPGSHKPSR, from the coding sequence ATGACAACGACCGAGACCCCTCACCCACACGCTCCCCGGATGCGGTTCTTCAAGGCCGCCCCCGAGGTCTACAAGGCCATGGTCAATCTGGACGCGGCCGCCCGGAAGGGCGTGGACCCGGTGCTCGCCGAGCTGGTCAAGATACGGGCCTCGCAGCTCAACCGCTGCGCGTTCTGCATCGACCTGCACGCTGGGGAGGCCCGTGCGGCGGGTGAGTCCGAGGAGCGTCTCTACCTCCTCAACGCCTGGGAGGAGGCCGGTCACCTCTTCACCGAGAAGGAGCAGGCCGCCCTGGCCCTGACCGAGGCCGTCACCGTCCTGACCGACGGTTTCGTCCCGGACGAGGTCTACGAGCGGGCCGCCAAGCACTTCGAGGAGCCGGAGCTGGCCCAGCTGATCGCCCTGATCCTCACCATCAACGCCTGGAACCGGATCGGTGTCACCACCCGCATGATCCCCGGCTCCCACAAGCCGAGCAGGTGA
- a CDS encoding ABC transporter substrate-binding protein, whose amino-acid sequence MARTRTQLLMAAAGVTAVFTATGCGAADMTKQTSPYANVGGAKSVTLSVQSWIGAQSNVAVAQYLLEHELGYRVDTVQVDEVPAWDALSQDRVDAILEDWGHPDQEQRYVKDKKTIVPGGGLGVTGHIGWWVPKYFADAHPDVLDWKNLNKYAKTFKTAESGGKGQLLDGSPSYVTNDKALVKNLKLNYQIVFAGSEAAQITQIKQFAKAKKPFLTYWYEPQWLFNQVPMVEVKLPTYTDACAAEGTENPDSIDCAYPTTPLQKYLNADFAQHGGEAAEFLKRFHWTKQDQNEVSEMIASQGMSAQDAAEKWVKKHPDVWKKWLPRAR is encoded by the coding sequence ATGGCTCGCACCCGCACTCAGCTGCTGATGGCCGCGGCCGGGGTCACGGCCGTGTTCACCGCGACCGGCTGCGGCGCCGCGGACATGACCAAGCAGACCTCGCCGTACGCCAATGTGGGCGGCGCGAAGAGCGTCACGCTCTCGGTCCAGTCGTGGATCGGCGCCCAGTCCAATGTCGCGGTCGCCCAGTACCTGCTGGAGCACGAGCTGGGCTACCGGGTCGACACCGTCCAGGTGGACGAGGTGCCGGCGTGGGACGCGCTCAGCCAGGACCGGGTGGACGCGATCCTGGAGGACTGGGGCCACCCGGACCAGGAGCAGCGCTACGTCAAGGACAAGAAGACGATCGTGCCGGGCGGCGGGCTCGGCGTCACCGGCCATATCGGCTGGTGGGTGCCGAAGTACTTCGCCGACGCCCATCCGGACGTGCTGGACTGGAAGAACCTCAACAAGTACGCGAAGACCTTCAAGACCGCGGAGAGCGGCGGCAAGGGCCAGCTGCTGGACGGCTCCCCGTCCTATGTCACCAATGACAAGGCGCTGGTGAAGAACCTGAAGCTGAACTACCAGATCGTCTTCGCGGGTTCGGAAGCGGCGCAGATCACCCAGATCAAGCAGTTCGCCAAGGCCAAGAAGCCGTTCCTGACCTATTGGTACGAACCGCAGTGGCTGTTCAACCAGGTGCCGATGGTCGAGGTCAAGCTGCCGACGTACACGGACGCGTGCGCGGCCGAGGGCACCGAGAACCCCGACTCCATCGACTGCGCCTACCCGACCACACCGCTCCAGAAGTACCTCAACGCGGACTTCGCGCAGCACGGCGGCGAGGCGGCCGAGTTCCTGAAGAGGTTCCACTGGACCAAGCAGGACCAGAACGAGGTGTCCGAGATGATCGCCTCGCAGGGGATGTCGGCCCAGGACGCCGCGGAGAAGTGGGTCAAGAAGCACCCGGACGTCTGGAAGAAGTGGCTGCCCCGAGCCCGGTGA
- a CDS encoding ABC transporter permease — protein sequence MSATATRSATDRSTDPATEPAATGTAAARPSPLSAAVRSHAVRKLAVLVVIAAVLVPLAHATWASGSWPHALTVDVSGPLGNASDWIIDNRDSHWIFLYFFGHISNAVIICVRAVYVVLLTLGWAGVTAASTLVAWRVAGVRVAVTTVVSFAVCGLLGMWVPTMQTLALMAVAVTASVVVGGLLGLAGGLSERAFRALRPVLDTMQVLPAFAYLLPVVLIFGIGVPGAVLATVIYAAPPMARLTALGLRGADAGVLEAVTSLGATWRQRLLSARLPLARKELLLGVNQAIMMALSMAVIASVIGGGGLGDRVYQALSSVDVGKALAAGLPIVLLAVVMDRTTASAGERLGEPPAEDGPRLLRGRLAWAGVAVLTAVVTVAGRLTGSQTWPTGWTVAIEEPVNQFKDWMVDHLYTGVPVVGGTADWASDYVRWILDPLREGLQGLPWYAVLLIVATLAWLIGTWATALTATAAMAAIGVLGVWEPSMDTLSQVLAAVFVTLVLGFAIGIAAARSTRLERLLRPVLDVCQTMPQFVYLIPVVALFGVGRAPAAAAAIVYALPAVIRITTQGLRSVDPAALESARSLGATQGQQLRQVQLPLARPALLLAVNQGVVLVLAVVIIGGLVGSGALGYDVVFGLAQGDLATGLVAGAAIVCLGLMLDRVTQPTARRDRKGA from the coding sequence ATGAGTGCCACGGCCACGCGTTCCGCCACCGACCGCTCCACCGACCCCGCCACCGAGCCGGCCGCCACCGGGACGGCGGCAGCGCGCCCGTCCCCGCTGAGCGCGGCCGTCCGCAGCCACGCGGTGCGCAAGCTCGCGGTGCTCGTGGTGATCGCCGCCGTGCTCGTACCGCTCGCGCACGCCACGTGGGCCAGCGGCAGCTGGCCGCACGCGCTGACCGTCGATGTGTCCGGACCGCTCGGCAACGCCAGCGACTGGATCATCGACAACCGCGACAGCCACTGGATCTTCCTCTACTTCTTCGGCCACATCAGCAACGCGGTCATCATCTGCGTGCGCGCCGTCTACGTCGTCCTGCTCACCCTCGGCTGGGCCGGGGTCACCGCCGCCTCGACCCTGGTGGCCTGGCGGGTCGCCGGGGTGCGGGTCGCGGTGACGACGGTGGTGTCCTTCGCCGTGTGCGGGCTGCTGGGCATGTGGGTGCCGACGATGCAGACGCTCGCGCTGATGGCCGTCGCCGTCACCGCGTCCGTCGTGGTCGGCGGGCTGCTGGGGCTGGCCGGCGGGCTCTCGGAGCGGGCGTTCCGGGCGCTGCGGCCGGTGCTGGACACCATGCAGGTGCTGCCCGCGTTCGCCTATCTGCTGCCCGTCGTGCTGATCTTCGGCATCGGCGTACCGGGCGCGGTGCTGGCCACCGTGATCTACGCGGCCCCGCCGATGGCCCGGCTCACCGCCCTCGGCCTGCGCGGCGCGGACGCCGGGGTGCTGGAGGCGGTGACCTCGCTCGGCGCCACCTGGCGGCAGCGGCTGCTGTCGGCCCGGCTGCCGCTGGCCCGCAAGGAGCTGCTGCTGGGCGTCAACCAGGCGATCATGATGGCGCTGTCCATGGCCGTGATCGCGTCGGTGATCGGCGGCGGCGGTCTCGGTGACCGCGTCTACCAGGCGCTGTCCAGCGTGGACGTCGGCAAGGCGCTCGCCGCCGGTCTGCCGATCGTGCTGCTGGCCGTCGTGATGGACCGCACCACGGCGTCGGCGGGCGAGCGCCTCGGCGAGCCGCCGGCCGAGGACGGGCCCCGGCTGCTGCGCGGCCGGCTCGCCTGGGCGGGCGTCGCGGTGCTCACCGCGGTGGTGACCGTGGCCGGACGGCTGACCGGGTCGCAGACCTGGCCGACCGGCTGGACCGTCGCCATCGAGGAGCCCGTCAACCAGTTCAAGGACTGGATGGTCGACCACCTCTACACGGGTGTGCCGGTCGTCGGCGGCACCGCCGACTGGGCCTCGGACTACGTCAGGTGGATCCTGGACCCGCTGCGCGAGGGGCTCCAGGGCCTGCCGTGGTACGCGGTGCTGCTGATCGTCGCGACGCTGGCCTGGCTGATCGGCACCTGGGCCACCGCCCTGACCGCCACCGCCGCCATGGCCGCGATCGGCGTGCTCGGGGTGTGGGAGCCGTCCATGGACACCCTCTCCCAGGTGCTGGCGGCCGTCTTCGTCACGCTGGTGCTCGGCTTCGCGATCGGCATCGCGGCCGCGCGGTCCACCCGGCTGGAGCGGCTGCTGCGGCCGGTGCTGGACGTGTGCCAGACCATGCCGCAGTTCGTGTACCTGATCCCGGTGGTCGCGCTGTTCGGCGTCGGCCGCGCCCCGGCGGCGGCCGCGGCCATCGTCTACGCGCTGCCCGCCGTCATCCGCATCACCACCCAGGGCCTCAGGAGCGTCGATCCGGCGGCGCTGGAGTCGGCGCGTTCGCTCGGCGCCACCCAGGGACAGCAGCTGCGCCAGGTCCAGCTTCCGCTGGCCCGCCCGGCGCTGCTGCTCGCCGTCAACCAGGGCGTGGTGCTGGTGCTGGCCGTGGTGATCATCGGCGGTCTGGTCGGCTCGGGCGCGCTCGGCTACGACGTGGTGTTCGGCCTGGCGCAGGGCGATCTGGCCACCGGTCTGGTCGCCGGTGCGGCGATCGTCTGTCTGGGGCTGATGCTGGACCGGGTCACCCAGCCGACCGCGCGCCGCGACAGGAAGGGGGCCTGA
- a CDS encoding quaternary amine ABC transporter ATP-binding protein encodes MATTLAPETPGTPRPPEGGERTPVFSVRDLWKVFGPKADRIPGSPEAELPAAELRARTGCTAAVREVSFDVQPGEVFVVMGLSGSGKSTLVRCLTRLIEPTSGTLKIDGEDVLAMDKARLRDLRRHRAAMVFQHFGLLPHRSVLDNVAYGLEIQGVGRTERRARAAEMVEKVGLTGLERRRPGQLSGGQQQRVGLARALAVDPEVLLFDEPFSALDPLIRRDMQEEVIRLHRDEGRTMVFITHDLSEALRLGDRIALMRDGGIVQLGTPEEIVGSPADDYVRDFVRDVPREQVLTVRRAMRPATSEEKDGGPALAPGTTVADAIEAVARTGGPARVVDGGRCLGVVDHACLLSVVAGLDGKEVAAA; translated from the coding sequence ATGGCGACGACCCTGGCCCCCGAGACCCCCGGCACCCCCAGGCCCCCCGAGGGCGGCGAGCGCACCCCGGTGTTCTCGGTCCGCGACCTGTGGAAGGTCTTCGGCCCCAAGGCCGACCGCATCCCGGGCTCCCCCGAGGCCGAACTGCCCGCCGCGGAGCTGCGCGCCCGCACCGGCTGCACCGCCGCCGTGCGCGAGGTGTCCTTCGACGTCCAGCCGGGCGAGGTGTTCGTGGTCATGGGGCTGTCCGGCTCCGGCAAGTCCACCCTCGTCCGCTGTCTCACCCGGCTGATAGAGCCCACCTCCGGCACCCTGAAGATCGACGGCGAGGACGTCCTGGCCATGGACAAGGCCCGGCTGCGCGATCTGCGCCGGCACCGCGCCGCCATGGTCTTCCAGCACTTCGGCCTGCTGCCGCACCGCTCCGTCCTCGACAACGTCGCCTACGGCCTGGAGATCCAGGGCGTCGGCAGGACCGAGCGCCGCGCCAGGGCCGCCGAGATGGTGGAGAAGGTCGGCCTCACCGGTCTCGAGCGCCGCCGCCCCGGACAGCTCTCCGGCGGTCAGCAGCAGCGGGTGGGCCTGGCCCGCGCGCTCGCCGTCGACCCCGAGGTGCTGCTCTTCGACGAGCCGTTCAGCGCGCTCGACCCGCTGATCCGCCGCGATATGCAGGAAGAGGTCATCCGGCTGCACCGCGACGAGGGCCGCACGATGGTCTTCATCACCCATGACCTCAGCGAGGCGCTGCGGCTCGGGGACCGGATCGCGCTGATGCGCGACGGCGGGATCGTGCAGCTCGGCACCCCGGAGGAGATCGTCGGCTCCCCGGCCGACGACTACGTACGGGACTTCGTCCGCGACGTACCGCGTGAGCAGGTGCTGACCGTGCGCCGCGCGATGCGCCCCGCGACGTCCGAGGAGAAGGACGGCGGGCCCGCGCTGGCCCCGGGCACCACGGTCGCCGACGCGATCGAGGCCGTGGCCCGCACCGGCGGCCCCGCGCGCGTCGTCGACGGCGGCCGCTGCCTGGGCGTCGTCGACCACGCCTGCCTGCTCAGCGTGGTCGCGGGCCTGGACGGCAAGGAGGTGGCCGCGGCATGA
- a CDS encoding GMC family oxidoreductase, with translation MSEPVAYDYVVIGGGTAGSVIASRLTEDPDIRVAVIEGGPSDVDRPDVLTLRRWLGLLGGDLDYDYPTTEQPRGNSHIRHSRARVLGGCSSHNTLISFKPLPGDWDEWAEAGAEGWDAASMDPYFHRLRNNIVPVDEKDRNPIARDFVEAAQAAAGVPRVEGFNKKPFHEGVGFFDLAYHPENNKRSSASVAYLHPFLDRPNLRLMLETWAYRLELDDSGRATGVHVRTKDGEEILVRAGTEVLVCAGAVDTPRLLLHSGIGPRADLEALGIPVVHDLPGVGENLLDHPESVIVWETDGPIPENSAMDSDAGLFIRRDPESRGPDLMFHFYQIPFTDNPERLGYEKPEHGVSMTPNIPKPRSRGRLYLTSADPSVKPALDFRYFTDEADYDGRTLVDGIRLAREIAKTEPLAGWLKREVCPGPEITSDEEISEYARKVAHTVYHPAGTCRMGATSDELAVVGPDLRIRGLDGVRIADASVFPTMPAVNPMIGVLMVGEKCAELLFEDRDRERRGPDERAAILAPGGEV, from the coding sequence ATGTCCGAACCTGTCGCATACGACTACGTCGTCATCGGCGGCGGCACCGCAGGGTCGGTGATCGCTTCCCGGCTCACCGAGGACCCGGACATCCGGGTCGCCGTCATCGAGGGCGGACCGTCCGATGTCGACCGGCCCGATGTGCTCACCCTGCGCCGCTGGCTCGGGCTGCTCGGCGGTGACTTGGACTACGACTACCCCACCACCGAGCAGCCACGCGGGAATTCACATATCCGGCACAGCCGGGCCCGGGTGCTCGGGGGGTGCTCCTCGCACAACACCCTGATCTCCTTCAAGCCGCTGCCGGGCGACTGGGACGAGTGGGCCGAGGCCGGTGCCGAGGGCTGGGACGCGGCGTCCATGGACCCGTACTTCCACCGGCTGCGCAACAACATCGTCCCGGTGGACGAGAAGGACCGGAACCCGATCGCGCGGGACTTCGTCGAGGCCGCCCAGGCCGCCGCCGGGGTGCCGCGCGTCGAGGGGTTCAACAAGAAGCCGTTCCACGAGGGCGTCGGCTTCTTCGACCTCGCGTACCACCCGGAGAACAACAAGCGTTCCTCGGCGTCGGTCGCCTATCTGCACCCGTTCCTGGACCGGCCCAACCTGCGTCTGATGCTGGAGACCTGGGCGTACCGGCTGGAGCTCGACGACAGCGGCCGGGCCACCGGAGTCCACGTCCGCACCAAGGACGGCGAGGAGATCCTCGTCCGGGCCGGAACCGAGGTCCTGGTCTGCGCGGGCGCCGTGGACACCCCGCGGCTGCTGCTGCACTCCGGTATCGGGCCCAGGGCGGACCTGGAGGCGCTGGGCATCCCCGTCGTCCACGATCTGCCGGGCGTCGGCGAGAACCTGCTCGACCACCCGGAGTCGGTGATCGTGTGGGAGACGGACGGCCCGATCCCGGAGAACTCCGCGATGGACTCCGACGCGGGCCTGTTCATCCGGCGGGACCCCGAATCCCGGGGCCCGGACCTGATGTTCCACTTCTACCAGATCCCGTTCACCGACAATCCGGAGCGGCTGGGGTACGAAAAGCCCGAGCACGGCGTGTCGATGACCCCCAACATCCCCAAGCCGCGCAGCCGCGGCCGGCTCTACCTCACCAGCGCCGACCCGTCCGTCAAGCCCGCCCTCGACTTCCGGTACTTCACGGACGAGGCCGACTACGACGGCCGCACGCTGGTCGACGGCATCCGCCTCGCGCGGGAGATCGCCAAGACCGAACCGCTGGCGGGCTGGCTCAAGCGCGAGGTGTGCCCGGGGCCGGAGATCACCTCGGACGAGGAGATCAGCGAGTACGCCCGCAAGGTCGCGCACACCGTGTACCACCCGGCGGGCACCTGCCGTATGGGCGCCACGTCGGACGAACTCGCCGTGGTCGGCCCCGATCTGCGGATCCGGGGCCTGGACGGCGTCCGTATCGCCGACGCGTCCGTCTTCCCGACGATGCCGGCCGTGAACCCGATGATCGGAGTGCTGATGGTGGGCGAGAAGTGCGCTGAGCTGCTGTTCGAGGATCGCGATCGGGAACGGCGCGGGCCGGATGAGCGCGCCGCCATCCTCGCGCCGGGAGGCGAGGTGTGA
- a CDS encoding aldehyde dehydrogenase family protein gives MAAAETIHVDGVWQAAASGAQREVLDPADAKTLAVVSEGGVEDTDAAVAAARRAFDQGPWPRTPVAERAALLRRVAELLQRDRETIALTESRDTGKTLEEGRVDVDDVTNAFRYFADLAAGESAGRVIDAGTPDVHSVVVHEPVGVCAMITPWNYPLLQASWKIAPALVAGNTFVIKPSEVTPLSTVHLVKLLVEAGLPAGVANLVTGAGDPVGARLSEHPDVDLVSFTGGLVSGTKVAQAAAPTVKKVALELGGKNPNVVFADACATAEGFDTAVDQALNAAFIHSGQVCSAGARLIIEESARERFVAELARRAEKIKLGRGTEDGVECGPLVSAQQLDKTEAYVASALAEGALLRCGGKQPEPSEVRPATGYFYLPTVLDQCHREMRVVREETFGPILTVESFQTEEEAVTLANDTEYGLAGAVWSADTARARRVAARLRHGTVWINDYHPYLPQAEWGGFGKSGVGRELGPAGLDEYRETKHVYENLRPSPVRWFAG, from the coding sequence GTGGCGGCAGCCGAGACGATTCATGTGGATGGGGTGTGGCAGGCGGCCGCATCCGGCGCGCAGCGGGAGGTTCTCGACCCCGCGGACGCCAAGACCCTCGCCGTCGTCTCCGAGGGTGGCGTGGAGGACACCGACGCGGCGGTAGCGGCCGCCCGCCGTGCCTTCGACCAGGGACCCTGGCCCCGGACGCCGGTGGCCGAGCGGGCGGCGCTGCTGCGCCGCGTCGCCGAGCTGCTCCAGCGCGACCGCGAGACGATCGCGCTCACCGAGAGCCGTGACACCGGCAAGACCCTGGAGGAGGGCCGGGTCGACGTCGACGACGTGACCAACGCCTTCCGGTACTTCGCCGACCTGGCCGCGGGCGAGTCGGCCGGGCGCGTCATCGACGCGGGCACCCCCGATGTGCACAGCGTCGTGGTCCATGAACCGGTCGGCGTCTGCGCGATGATCACCCCCTGGAACTATCCGCTGCTCCAGGCCAGCTGGAAGATCGCCCCGGCGCTCGTGGCCGGGAACACCTTCGTGATCAAGCCCAGCGAAGTGACCCCGCTGTCCACCGTCCATCTGGTCAAGCTGCTGGTCGAGGCCGGGCTGCCGGCCGGGGTGGCCAACCTGGTCACCGGCGCGGGCGACCCGGTGGGCGCCCGGCTGTCCGAGCACCCCGATGTGGATCTGGTCTCCTTCACCGGTGGCCTGGTCAGCGGCACCAAGGTCGCCCAGGCCGCCGCGCCGACGGTCAAGAAGGTCGCGCTGGAGCTCGGCGGCAAGAACCCCAATGTGGTCTTCGCCGACGCCTGCGCCACCGCCGAGGGCTTTGACACCGCCGTCGACCAGGCCCTGAACGCCGCCTTCATCCACAGCGGCCAGGTCTGCTCGGCCGGCGCCCGGCTGATCATCGAGGAGTCGGCGCGGGAGCGGTTCGTGGCCGAACTCGCCCGCCGCGCGGAGAAGATCAAGCTGGGCCGGGGCACCGAGGACGGGGTCGAATGCGGTCCGCTGGTCTCGGCCCAGCAGCTGGACAAGACCGAGGCGTATGTGGCGTCCGCCCTGGCGGAGGGCGCGTTGCTGCGCTGCGGCGGCAAGCAGCCGGAGCCCAGCGAGGTCCGCCCGGCCACCGGTTACTTCTACCTCCCGACCGTTCTCGACCAGTGCCACCGCGAGATGCGGGTGGTGCGCGAGGAGACGTTCGGGCCGATATTGACGGTCGAGTCCTTCCAAACCGAGGAAGAGGCCGTCACACTCGCCAATGACACGGAGTACGGACTGGCCGGCGCCGTCTGGTCCGCCGACACCGCGCGGGCGCGGCGCGTCGCCGCCCGGCTGCGGCACGGCACCGTGTGGATCAACGACTACCACCCCTACCTCCCGCAGGCCGAATGGGGCGGTTTCGGCAAGTCCGGGGTCGGGCGCGAGCTCGGTCCCGCGGGCCTTGACGAATACCGCGAGACCAAGCACGTCTACGAGAACCTGCGGCCGAGCCCGGTGCGCTGGTTCGCCGGCTGA
- a CDS encoding malate dehydrogenase, translated as MTRTPVTVTVTGAAGQIGYALLFRIASGQLLGADVPVKLRLLEIPQGLKAAEGTAMELDDCAFPLLQGIDISDDPNVAFDGANVALLVGARPRTKGMERGDLLEANGGIFKPQGKAINDHAADDIKVLVVGNPANTNALIAQAAAPDVPAERFTAMTRLDHNRALSQLSKKTGAPVSEIKKLTIWGNHSATQYPDVFHAEVAGKNAAEVVNDEQWLADTFIPTVAKRGAAIIEARGASSAASAANAAIDHVHTWVNGTAAGDWTSAGVVSDGSYGVPQGLISSFPVTAKDGKFEIVQGLDINEFSRTRIDASVKELEDEREAVRGLGLI; from the coding sequence ATGACCCGCACTCCCGTCACCGTCACCGTCACCGGCGCGGCCGGCCAGATCGGCTACGCGCTGCTCTTCCGCATCGCCTCCGGCCAGCTGCTCGGCGCGGACGTGCCGGTCAAACTGCGTCTCCTGGAGATCCCGCAGGGGCTGAAGGCCGCCGAGGGCACCGCGATGGAGCTCGACGACTGTGCCTTCCCGCTGCTCCAGGGCATCGACATCTCCGACGACCCGAACGTGGCCTTCGACGGTGCGAACGTCGCGCTGCTGGTCGGCGCCCGCCCGCGTACCAAGGGCATGGAGCGCGGCGATCTGCTGGAGGCCAACGGCGGCATCTTCAAGCCGCAGGGCAAGGCCATCAACGATCACGCCGCTGACGACATCAAGGTCCTGGTCGTGGGCAACCCGGCCAACACCAACGCGCTCATCGCGCAGGCAGCCGCGCCGGACGTACCGGCCGAGCGCTTCACCGCGATGACCCGCCTGGACCACAACCGCGCCCTGTCGCAGCTCTCGAAGAAGACCGGTGCCCCGGTCAGCGAGATCAAGAAGCTGACGATCTGGGGCAACCACTCCGCCACCCAGTACCCGGACGTCTTCCACGCCGAGGTCGCGGGCAAGAACGCCGCCGAGGTCGTCAACGACGAGCAGTGGCTGGCCGACACCTTCATCCCGACCGTCGCCAAGCGCGGTGCCGCGATCATCGAGGCGCGCGGCGCCTCCTCGGCCGCCTCCGCCGCGAACGCCGCCATCGACCACGTCCACACCTGGGTCAACGGCACCGCCGCCGGCGACTGGACCTCCGCCGGTGTGGTCTCCGACGGCTCGTACGGGGTGCCGCAGGGCCTGATCTCCTCCTTCCCGGTCACCGCCAAGGACGGGAAGTTCGAGATCGTCCAGGGCCTGGACATCAACGAGTTCTCGCGGACCCGCATCGACGCGTCGGTGAAGGAGCTCGAGGACGAGCGCGAGGCCGTGCGCGGTCTCGGCCTCATCTGA
- a CDS encoding DUF3017 domain-containing protein, which yields MAPSGESARPARKSRRFPLITRDTARPEGGGRAAPGAAPAPARQWPLLAVMGGVGLGLLIVALDAFRAGTVLIGLALLAGAFLRWALPDVGMLAVRSRFTDMLTYGLLGAAIVLLSLMAQPDPWVTVPFLDDVVHFTVR from the coding sequence GTGGCGCCTTCGGGTGAGTCCGCCCGGCCGGCCCGGAAGTCCCGCCGCTTTCCGCTGATCACCCGGGACACCGCGCGTCCGGAGGGTGGCGGCCGGGCCGCGCCCGGTGCCGCTCCGGCGCCCGCCCGGCAGTGGCCGCTGCTCGCGGTGATGGGCGGGGTGGGCCTGGGGCTGCTGATCGTGGCCCTGGACGCGTTCCGCGCGGGCACGGTGCTGATCGGGCTGGCCCTGCTGGCGGGTGCCTTCCTGCGGTGGGCGCTGCCCGACGTGGGGATGCTCGCGGTGCGGTCGCGCTTCACCGACATGCTGACCTATGGGCTGCTGGGCGCGGCGATCGTGCTGCTGTCCCTGATGGCCCAGCCGGATCCGTGGGTCACCGTCCCGTTCCTGGATGACGTGGTGCATTTCACGGTGCGCTAG